The Deinococcus sp. YIM 134068 genomic sequence CACGCCCGCGTAGAGGTTGGGGTTCGTGGCACGGATGGCGATGACGGCCCCGCCCGCTTCCGCCGTCTCGATCTCGGCGTCCACGCGCCAGCGGCTCAGCGTCTCGAAGCTGCCGTCCGGGGCCAGCGAGAAGCGGGCGAGCTGCACGTCGTCGTCGTCCCAGCGCACGTCCGCGAAGCTGGCACCCGCCGCATAGGCCTCGCGCACGATGAGGCGGGCGAGCGGTGCCGTATCCACCGGGGCCTGCACCAGCACCCGCTGGCCCTCCCGCACGCCGAGACCCACCCGCACCGCCAGCCGCGCGTAGTTCCGCAGCTTCTCCTCGAAACTCAGGCCACCTGTCTGGTTGTTCACGGGGCGCAGGATACGCCCTTTGGCGTGGCCCTGTTCATCCACCCTTGACCCCCGGCGCGGTGGCGTCTATAGTCTTGGGGCTGGACGACGAGGCGTAGCGCAGCCTGGTAGCGCACTACCTTGGGGTGGTAGGGGTCGTGAGTTCAAATCTCGCCGCCTCGACCAGCACAGACTCCCTCCCAGAGGGAGTTTTTTGTTTTGCGACGTGGTCTGAGAGGTCGGAGGTGGTGGACGCGCGCTCCGGCCTCCACTCCTGACGCCCCTCCCCAGGCACCGTCCGCGCTGACGCAACGGGATTGAGCGTCAACCAGAGGCTCGGCCTGGAGATTGTCCGCCCGACGGGCTTGCAGTAGGGGACGGCCCGTTCGCCAACCGTGCCCCTTCACCGGCAATCCCTTCATATGGGCGGGGATGTGCCGCCACAGGGGCGAAGGTGGACTCGGCTTTCCCGCACCCGGAGGGGGCTGACCCTCCTACGCACTCTTCTCGGGTGGCGTCTCCCCGAGGGTCCGCGCGAACGCCGGGAAGAGGGCGCGCACCCACGCGCGGGCCGCCTGACCCGCCGCCGCCTCGTGGACGAGCAGGAGGTCGCGGTACCCGCCGAGCAGGGCGCGCAGGCCCTCGTCGTCCCGGAGCAGGGCGGTGGTGACTTCGGTGTCCTGAAGACGGCCCAGCGCGTCGAGCACGTCGGTGAGGGGGGTCGGCACGTCGCCGAGCAGCCCGAGGGTGTAGCGGTGGCGCTTGAGGTTCTTGCGCCAGGCGTGCCACATCTCCGTGTCCGCCGAGGCGAGCGCGGCCTCGCCCTCCGCGAGCAGGTCGTCCGCGTCCTCGGCGGCGAGCTTGCGGGCGCGGACCTTCCAGCCACCCTTGAGGTCGTAGGCGGGGGGCGGCTCCGGCCAGCGGGTGCCCGCGAGCAGGGCCGTCCGCCGCGCCGCCCACTCCTCGCCAAAGCGCGTCAGCAGGGTCTCGGGGGCACCGAGATCCGCGAGGGCCGCGCGCAGGTGCCCGCCCGCCACATCGTGATCGCGAAGCGGCGCGGCGGCGCGGCGCAGGTCCCGCCACGCCCGCCGCACCCGGCCCCGCGCACCCGCCACCCGCAACTCGGCCTGGGCACGCCGGGTGAGTTTGCGCGCGGTATGCACGGCCTCGGGGTCGCCCGCCCTCAGCGCGGGCCACACGTCCTCCAGCCGCTCGGCGGTGGGACTGCGTTTCGTCATGGGTCGGTTCCTCCGGGGGACGGGACGGGGCGGGACTGGGCGCGTGGGTGGTCGGGGCGGATCTTCTCCGAATCGGGAACGCGGAGACCGTCATGGGTGGTGCCCACGGTCTCCCCTCCTGCACCTGCGGCCCCGTGGGGCTGCCCGCAGAGCTTCGCAAGTCCCGGCCTCCCCCGCAAGAGGGACTCCCGGAACGAACCTCTCACGGCGGTGGCCGGGGCGGCCTCTCCACCCGGCAGCGAAGGGACCAGCCACACGGGGCCGGGCGGCGTGACCTCAAGGACGGAACGGGGCGACTGGCGACCCATCCCTCCCGCCCCTACCGTGCGGTGGGCAGCGGTACAGGCCGGGTGGGCAGGGTCTCCCCGAAGGCCGCATACCGCCGCGCGGCGTCGGGATGCCCCGGACCATACAGGATGGTGACGGGCGGCGGCGAGAGGACGTTGACGGTCAGGACGGCGAGGCGGCCCGTCTCGTAGGCCCCCAGGTCGAGGTAGAGGTGCCGCCCGAGCCGCAGCGGCGACTGGACGGGCGTGTGGCCGTGGACGCTGTACGTGACGCCGGGGGGCAGCGGGAACGGGCCGTCGAAGGGCCGCAGCCACAGCGCCGCCGACTCGGGGTTGGGGTACTGGGGGTGCGCGACGGGCGGGCAGGCGTGCGCGACGAGGACGCTCGGGCCGGGCGGTGGGCGGTCCACGATCTCGCCCTCCGGGGTGACGTACACCACCCGGCGCAGTTCGTCCAGGAACTCCGCGAGGTTGGCCGGGAAGCGTTCCAGCGTCAGGCCGCCCAGCTCGCGGCGCACGCTCTCGCCGCCGTTGCCCATCCACCAGCGGTAGCCCTCCAGCGCGCGGCGGTAGTCGGCGGGATCGCCCGTCTCCGTGAAGCGCCGGAACCACTTCAGCCCCTCCCACGCCATGCGCTCGTGGTTGCCCATCAGCAGCGTCGCGCGCCCCTGCGCGTGCAGGTCGAGCAAAATCTCCACGCAATCGAGGCTGCCGCGTCCCCGGTCGATGGCGTCCCCGAGGCTCAGGAAATGCGTGTCCGGCCCGAGGGTCTCGCCCATATGCGCGACCGCCGCCGCGAGCAGGTCCGCGCGCCCGTGCAGGTCCGGGATGACCACGACGGGTCTGGTCACGCGCGTTCCCCGTCCCCCTCCGCCCCGGCTGACTCACCGGGCGCGTCGCTGAAGTCGAGCAGCGTCTGCTTGCTGCGCTCGCGCAGGAGCCGCGCCCCGTCCGGGTCGGGGGTGAACCGGACGCCGCCGTCCGTCACGGCCACCCGGTAGGCCGCCCCGTCGCGCGCCCCCGGCAGCCACTCCGCCGGAAGCTGGTACGTGCGGCCCCGCGTGTCCTCCACGTCCGCCAGACCCGCGTCCTCGTCGAGCACGTCCACCACCAGCACCTCTCCCGCCCACGTCATAGCGGTCAGTCTACCCGTCACCGCCGCCGCCCACCTCCCCCATTTGCCCCCTCCCCCTTTGGGGGGACGCCGGATGGGGCGGTCTCTGCTGAAGTGGGGGCATGTGTTCCCCCGCCCTGCCCTACCCTGGTGCCCATGCGTGGTTCTGACCCCACCCCCGTCACCCGCCGCCGGGTGCTGCGGGGCCTGGGGCGCGGCCTGCTGGGGGGCGGAGCGGCGCTGGGTGCCCTCGGCGGGATGGGGGCGGCGCAGGCATACCGCTTCGGCGTGGAGCGGGTGCGGGCCACCCTGCCCGGCCTGCGTTCTCCCCTGCGCGCCGTCTTCCTGACCGACCTGCACTACGGGCTGTACGTGGGGGCGAGCAGCGTCCGGGCCTGGGTGGACGCCGCGAACGCCGAGCGGCCCGACCTCGTGCTGCTGGGGGGGGACTTTCTGGACCTTCCCTCCGGCGAGTGGCCCGCCGCCCTCTTTCCCGAACTCGCCCGACTCCGCGCCCCGCTGGGCGTGTTCGGCGTGTGGGGCAACCACGACTACGACTCGTTCGGTCGCCGCGACTCGCGCCGGGGGGGCCGCGCCAGGGGCACCTGGGCCGAGCGCCGGGCCGACCTGACGGCCAGCTTCACCCGCGCGGGCGTCACCCTGCTCGTGAACGAGGGGCGGGCGGTGCGAGGCGACCTGTGGGTGGGCGGCGTGGACGACCTGTGGCAGGGGGAGGTGGACGCCCAGGCGGCCCTCGCCGGGGCGGACGGGCGGGCCACCCTCCTCCTGAGCCATAACCCCGACGTGCTGCCCCAGTTGCCCGTCCCCGCCGGGCTGACCCTGTGTGGGCACACCCACGGCGGCCAGATTCGCCTCCCGCTCCTCGGTGCCCCGGTGGTGCCCAGCCGCTACGGGCAGCGGTACGCGATGGGCTGGGTGCGCGGCGCTTTTGACACGCCCGCCTACGTCAGCCGGGGCCTGGGCACGAGCGGCGTGCCGTTTCGGAATCTGTGCGAGCCGGAGGTCACGGTGCTGACCCTGGAGGGATGAGGGGAGGGGAGAGTCGCCAGCTTCCAGTCGCCAGTCGCCAGGAGAGCTGCTTTAGCTTTGGCTTACACTGACCTTTCCGGTGACTGGTCCCTGGCGACTGGCGACTTCCCTTGCAACTTTTCACCCCAGGGCACCGTATCCTGTCTCGTATGCAAATCACTGCCACTCGGACGGAATCACTGGTCCGCACCTTCATGGCGCGGACGTACTCGTGGATGGCGGCGGGCCTCGCCCTGACCGCCGGGGTCGCCTACCTGACCGCGCAGAACGAGGGGCTGGCCCAGCAGGTCGTGGCGCTGCGTTTCCCGCTCATCATCGCCCAGCTCGTGCTCGTGTTCGTGCTGAGCGGCCTCGCCTCGCGGCTGCCCAGCGCCGTCGCCGGACTGCTGTTCGTCGCCTACGCCGCCCTCACGGGCCTGACCTTCTCCTCGCTGCTGCTGGTGTACAGCCAGAGCGCCGTCATCTCCGCCTTCCTCACCACCGCCGGGACCTTCGGCGCGATGAGCGTACTGGGCTACGTCATCAAGCGGGACCTGAGCGCGATGGGCCGCTTCTTCCTCTTCGCGCTGATCGGCCTGCTGGTCGCCATGATCGTCAACCTGTTCCTGGCGAGCAGCCTCCTGACCCTCGGCATCAGCGTCGTCGGCGTGCTGCTCTTCGCGGGCCTGACCGCCTACGACACCCAGATGCTCCGCAACCTGGCGCTGAGCGGCGTCAGCGGCGAGATGGCCGAGCGCGCGGCGATCAACGGGGCGCTGGCCCTGTACCTCAACTTCATCAACATGTTCCTGTTTATCCTGCGGCTGTTTGGCATCGGCGGCGGGCTGGGGAGCAGCGACGACTAGGGAGCTTTCAGCTCTCAGCCGTCAGCGATCAGCAAAGAGAAGAGGCCCCGGCGAGTGCTGGGGCCTTCTCTTTTTATCTTTCTGCTGACCGCTGAAAGCTGACGGCTGACGGCTTCAG encodes the following:
- a CDS encoding CHAD domain-containing protein codes for the protein MTKRSPTAERLEDVWPALRAGDPEAVHTARKLTRRAQAELRVAGARGRVRRAWRDLRRAAAPLRDHDVAGGHLRAALADLGAPETLLTRFGEEWAARRTALLAGTRWPEPPPAYDLKGGWKVRARKLAAEDADDLLAEGEAALASADTEMWHAWRKNLKRHRYTLGLLGDVPTPLTDVLDALGRLQDTEVTTALLRDDEGLRALLGGYRDLLLVHEAAAGQAARAWVRALFPAFARTLGETPPEKSA
- a CDS encoding metallophosphoesterase codes for the protein MTRPVVVIPDLHGRADLLAAAVAHMGETLGPDTHFLSLGDAIDRGRGSLDCVEILLDLHAQGRATLLMGNHERMAWEGLKWFRRFTETGDPADYRRALEGYRWWMGNGGESVRRELGGLTLERFPANLAEFLDELRRVVYVTPEGEIVDRPPPGPSVLVAHACPPVAHPQYPNPESAALWLRPFDGPFPLPPGVTYSVHGHTPVQSPLRLGRHLYLDLGAYETGRLAVLTVNVLSPPPVTILYGPGHPDAARRYAAFGETLPTRPVPLPTAR
- a CDS encoding metallophosphoesterase produces the protein MRGSDPTPVTRRRVLRGLGRGLLGGGAALGALGGMGAAQAYRFGVERVRATLPGLRSPLRAVFLTDLHYGLYVGASSVRAWVDAANAERPDLVLLGGDFLDLPSGEWPAALFPELARLRAPLGVFGVWGNHDYDSFGRRDSRRGGRARGTWAERRADLTASFTRAGVTLLVNEGRAVRGDLWVGGVDDLWQGEVDAQAALAGADGRATLLLSHNPDVLPQLPVPAGLTLCGHTHGGQIRLPLLGAPVVPSRYGQRYAMGWVRGAFDTPAYVSRGLGTSGVPFRNLCEPEVTVLTLEG
- a CDS encoding Bax inhibitor-1/YccA family protein, whose product is MQITATRTESLVRTFMARTYSWMAAGLALTAGVAYLTAQNEGLAQQVVALRFPLIIAQLVLVFVLSGLASRLPSAVAGLLFVAYAALTGLTFSSLLLVYSQSAVISAFLTTAGTFGAMSVLGYVIKRDLSAMGRFFLFALIGLLVAMIVNLFLASSLLTLGISVVGVLLFAGLTAYDTQMLRNLALSGVSGEMAERAAINGALALYLNFINMFLFILRLFGIGGGLGSSDD